In the genome of Salvia hispanica cultivar TCC Black 2014 unplaced genomic scaffold, UniMelb_Shisp_WGS_1.0 HiC_scaffold_91, whole genome shotgun sequence, one region contains:
- the LOC125200340 gene encoding U-box domain-containing protein 4-like: MVSVDDSQSNPNINARINYNQARPYYYYTPPPSSATVTRSMGRSMRTIRSTIFDTDHSLPLFDKSPNLSENLTDSVIDLRLGELATKSSTDSKTHSDDTLDISRAFTDFSACSSDISGELQRLATLPDPTLSQASAADHNQEPCSGFLQRETFSTEIIESISPEDLQPTVKLCVYGLQSSSIAVKRSAAAKLRLLAKNRADNRALIGESGAVPALIPLLNCSDPTTQEHAVTALLNLSLHDGNKSVLIRAGAVKSLIYVLKTGTEASKQNAACALLSLALVDEYKLSIGACGAIPPLVALLINGSVRGKKDALTTLYKLCSVSLNKERAVSAGVVRPLVGLVVEQGSGLSEKAMVVLSSLAAIEIGQEAIIEEGGIAALVEAIEDGSSKGKEFAVLTLLQLCAESVRNRGFLVREGGIPPLVALSQNGTAKAKHKAERLLGYLREPRQEASSSSP, from the exons ATGGTCTCCGTAGATGATTCACAGTCTAATCCAAACATCAATGCCCGTATCAACTACAACCAAGCTCGTCCCTACTACTACTACACTCCGCCGCCCTCATCCGCTACAGTTACCCGCTCTATGGGCCGCTCCATGCGCACAATCCGCTCCACCATCTTCGACACTGACCACTCCCTTCCGCTCTTCGACAAATCGCCCAACCTATCCGAGAATCTCACCGACTCCGTTATCGACCTACGCCTCGGCGAGCTCGCCACTAAATCATCTACCGATTCTAAGACCCACTCCGACGATACGCTCGACATCTCACGCGCCTTCACCGATTTCTCCGCCTGCTCCAGCGACATCTCCGGCGAGCTTCAGCGCCTCGCAACTCTCCCGGATCCCACTCTCAGTCAAGCCTCGGCCGCTGACCACAACCAGGAGCCTTGTTCCGGTTTCCTACAGAGAGAAACGTTTTCTACGGAGATAATCGAGAGCATCTCGCCGGAAGACCTCCAACCGACCGTCAAGCTCTGCGTCTACGGCTTGCAGTCTTCTTCAATTGCAGTCAAGAGGTCGGCGGCGGCTAAATTGCGGTTACTGGCCAAAAATCGGGCCGATAATCGGGCTTTGATTGGGGAATCGGGCGCGGTGCCCGCTCTGATTCCGCTTCTCAATTGCTCGGATCCTACGACGCAGGAGCACGCGGTGACGGCGCTGCTCAATCTGTCCCTCCACGACGGCAACAAGAGCGTGTTAATCAGAGCCGGCGCAGTCAAATCCCTAATTTATGTGCTGAAAACGGGTACCGAGGCGTCGAAGCAGAACGCTGCCTGCGCGCTGCTGAGTTTGGCTCTGGTCGACGAGTACAAGTTGTCGATTGGGGCTTGCGGCGCGATTCCGCCGCTGGTTGCGTTGCTGATAAACGGCTCGGTCAGAGGGAAAAAGGATGCGCTCACGACGCTTTACAAGCTGTGCTCCGTCTCGTTGAATAAGGAGAGAGCGGTGAGCGCTGGTGTCGTCAGGCCGCTGGTGGGGCTGGTGGTTGAACAGGGGAGTGGATTGTCCGAGAAGGCGATGGTGGTTTTGAGCAGCCTGGCGGCGATTGAGATAGGGCAAGAGGCGATCATTGAGGAAGGCGGGATTGCGGCTTTGGTGGAGGCGATTGAGGATGGGAGCAGCAAAGGGAAGGAGTTCGCAGTGCTGACTCTTCTCCAGCTTTGCGCCGAGAGTGTTAGGAACAGGGGATTTCTCGTCAGAGAAGGGGGCATTCCGCCGTTGGTGGCGCTGTCACAGAATGGGACGGCTAAAGCTAAGCATAAG GCTGAAAGGCTTCTTGGTTACTTAAGAGAGCCAAGACAAGAAGCTTCTTCCTCAAGTCCATAA